The Zingiber officinale cultivar Zhangliang chromosome 2A, Zo_v1.1, whole genome shotgun sequence genomic sequence CTTCTGGATGATTAACTCTTGAAAGTTTGCCTTTAGCTTTTCGTAGGCTTCGGCGTACAGCTTGAGTCGCGTATTACTAATCTCGCATGCTCCACTCAGCTGTTAAGcgactaattgagaatcagagtgGATAAGAACCTTGCTAGCGCCGACATGCCGAGCGGCTTATAGGCCGACTATAAGTGCCTCGTACTCAGCCTCATTGTTAATTACCCGGTATTCTAGCCGAACGGATAACGACATCCGCTCTTCTTGCAGGGAGATAAGTAGTATGTCGATCCCACTACCCTGTTGGGTGGATGACCCGTCCACATATACTTTCTAGATCGAGTTAGGTTCAGGGTTTTGTAACTCcgtgacaaaatctgccaaggactgcgccttgatgggtgttcggggttgatattggatatcaaactcactgagctccgttgtccatttgatcaaccggtCGGACGCCTCTGGGTTAAGCATGACTCTTCCCAAGGGGTTGTTGGTCATTACGATAATAGTATGAGTGAGGAAATAAGGACAGAGACTCCAAACGGCGAGTACCAATGCAAATGCGAGCTTctcaagaccggtgtagcgagattaaacatcctttaatatatgactcaagaagtacactggttgttcttcgCCGTTCTGTCGAACCAGTGCCGAGCCAACAGCGTGCTCGATCGAAGACATATAAATCCAGAGTGGTTCATCGGCGGTAGGCTTAGCTAGTACAGGTAGTGAATTCAAATACGCCTTAAGTTCCTTAAAGGCCCGgtcacactcctcgtcccattggaacttggtggctcgcgcgtagaatcttgaagaaagggaggctccggtcaaacgacttggagatgaaccgtgATAAtattgttatccgaccggtgaggcgttgagcttccttcaagtttctcGACGGCGACATATCCTGGAGTGCCTTTACCTTGCTAGGGTTTGCCTCAATGCCTCGCTCGGTGACGATATATCCCAGGAAGCGCCCACTCTTCGCGCCGAACAGAGACTTCTAAGAATTTAACTTGATTCCGTACGCCCAGAGGGTCTagcaggtctccttgatatcaACGCAGAGATCggcagctcggagggatttaattaatatgtcatcgacatatacctccatgttacgacCGATCTGCTgtcggaacactttgttcatcagtctgtggtaggtggctcctgcgttcttcagGCCGAACGGTATTACGTTATAGCAGTATGAACCGTCGGCAGtgatgaagctaactttctcctgatcttcacgggcgagcgacacttgatgatacccctgatatGCGTCTAGCAtgtatatcagctcgcacccggccgtggagtctaccatctgatctatcctaggcaagggatagaagtcctttgggcatgcttaaGATCCCTAAAGTCGATGTAGACCCTCCATttattgcctggcttggagaccagcaccacattggcaAGCCAGCTCGGAAACTGAACCTCgtgtatgtggtcggcctccagtaGCTTCTCAATCTATGCCTGGATAATTAGATTATGCTCGgcactaaagtccctcttcctctactTCACCGACTGGGCATCTAGTCAAACGTGGAGCTCATGTTGCGCGACGCTTGGGGAAatgccgggcagctcatgcgttgacCATGCAAAAACATCATGATTCTGCCTAAGGCATCTGATCAGCTCGGCCTCCAGGTCGGACGCTATGAAGGTCGTTGCCTCTGCTCGGCCCGGATGTATctatacttcttctttttcttcatagattAAAGTAAGAGGCTTCTCAGTTATGGCACTTACCTCTATCCGGGGCGTCTTACGAGCGGACTTTACTACcgttttgaccatctcgacgtagcagcgccgagcggccaactgatcTCCTCTTACGTCTCTGACCCGATCCtccactgggaacttgatcttctggcaaaagGTCGAGACGACCGTTcggaattcattgagggtcggttggcccaaaatgacattgtaggcgaAGGGGGTGTTTACCACGATAAAGTTCGTGGTCCTTATCCTTCTGAGTGGTTCCTCCCCGAGCAGATGGCCATCTTGATTTAGCTCATCGGCAAGACTTCATTGCCGGTGAACCCATACTGAGGGGTTGTCATTAGCAATAGCttgttgggattgcaaggttacaaacatagtcccatattggaaacacatgggaaagatcatgggtttataagagaaaagatatctccattggcatgaggccttttggggagagcccaagaacaaagtcatgagggtctaggcccaaagtggacaatatcatgctattgtggagatatctaaattcttttcgatcctacaattggtatcagagcctagactgccagaaggtttaaccgccgactgtgcacaagagttatggtctgattgagccatgtgggtataatattgacctcgaacaaagaaagtagggctcctatgttcggatcaagaggaccagacaccaggcaggaagttctAGTTGAGACTAAGCAAGGAAGttctagtaggtcaggtggaccgaggggcaggaagacctggtgggtcgaggatcggacgtggaaagcctatggtcctttgtttgaggggggattgttggggttgcaaggttgcaaacatagtcccatattggaaacacatgggaaagatcatgggtttataagagaaaagatatctccattggcatgaggccttttggggagagtccaagaacaaagccatgagggtctaggcccaaagtggataatatcatgctattgtggagatatctaaattcttttcgatcctacacagcTCACCTTGGTCGATTTGGAGctggtcaaacgccttcttgaaaatgatgttgaccgagctgcctgtgtcaatgaatatacggtgaatagtgtaattggcgatTACCGCTCGAATAATGAGCGcgtcgtcatgcggcacttcaactccttcgagaTCCCGAGGGTCGAAGCTAATCTCGGGTCCAATTGCCTATTCCTAGTTGCAACCCACCGCATGGATTTCTAACCGTCGGGCGTGTGACTTCCGAGCTCGATTGGAAACTCCCTCGGTCGGCCCGCCAACTATGATTGTTGATCTCCCCTCGAGCagcattgctcctattttcctcctctcgAGCGGACGACCTGCTTCGCTCACGCCCGACTCTTGTCGGCTCCGTGCTTCTCCGATGAGGTTTCCCTGGTGATCGCCTTGCTTCCTCTCCCCGATCGGAACGATGATGCTCGTGTCACTGGTCAGGAGAAAGGGATCAGCGATGATAACTCTTAGGTGCTGGTTGGGCGACCGAGTTGAATccgcgacagtcgcgggtgttgtgagatGCAGACtgatggaatgagcagaacaaaggggtccataccttcccctaaGGCCTCGGCTGTTCTACGACAACATGTTGGACGACGTGTGGCCTCGCTTCCTGGTGTGGGCATACTCCTTCGGCTCGGGGCCCTCTCGGAGGTTGATGGCTGGACGTCGACTGTCATTCAGCCGACGCCGATGGTTCAGATGGAGCCTCCTTCCTTctggccgcctgggcttcttccacgtttatgtactcattggccttctTCAACATGTGGTCATAGTCGCGGGGCGGCTTCCTGACGAGAGATCGGAAGAAGCCCTCGTCCACAAGCCCTTGCGTGAAtgcgttcatcatggtctcggacgagaccgagaGGATATCTatcgccacctggttgaagcactGGATATAGACTCATAGAGTCTCCCTCTAGCCTTGCTTCATGGaaaacaggctgacgcttgttttctgatagcgtctgttgcttgcgaagtggtgaaggaaagccgttcggaagtctttgaaacttcggATAGACCCGTCCGGTAGCCTTCTAAACCACCGTTGGGCCGAGCCGGAGAGCGTAGTGAGGAAAACTTGGCACTTGACTCCATTTGTGTACTGATGAAGGGTAGCGGCGTTATAGAACTTACTGAGATGGTCATTCGGGTCGGTCGACCCGTTATATTCTTCGATCGCCAGGGGAGCGTAGTGCTTCGGCAGCGGATCTTGCAGAATGGCCTCGGAGAACTATTAGTTGATTTTCTCGGGCAATGAATCAGCTCGGAGCGCTTTTCCCTTTCTTGCATCTCGAACGGGAGCCTCATCTGAAGAACCCCTATCCTAGTTGGCTTGAGCAATCTCTGAGGGCGTCTGAAATAATGCCCGGTGAAACGGAATGGGCACCGGCGAAACCTCTCCTGGAGTGCCGGTCGGCATCTTGTTCTGTCCCCATATGGAGAGTTGCTCCGGCTGGTCCTCATGCGTCACTCGGCCCCCTGATGCCGACGTTGCTTGTTGCGCTAGCTGATTAGCTAGTGTCTTTTGTTGTTGCTGCTCAACTATCTTTGATGCTCGTACCTGAATGAGCGCATCGAGCTCCTCTAGAGTGAGCGTCACAGTGTGGAGACGTCCAGTTTCGTCCATCTTCTCAGCTcagattcaggtgtgttcccacagacggcgccaaatttgatcatgttcgagagtgagtcaacggacgctggggaggtGGCGCTCACGTTGACTGGACGTGGACTgaagatgacgtggacctccaACGAGATAAGCCTGTAACCACAGAGTCGTTAGTGCCGAgctagggaggggttccccggcgatggccctccgacgctcaagtcagctaccGACAATGAGTAAACgaagtagagaagaaaggagcagtaACGTGACTATAGCTACAATAGTCAAAACATACCTATGATGAAGCTTTGgggcttcttatatagagctcccaGGAGGCGTGTGCACACTTCCCAAGGCGTACATGTTTCCCAAATCATACCTGAAAAGGTCGTGTCAAAAAAgtgtgtctgacgtcataccttaacGACCCGAGCATATCCTTGAcacgacagtggaagcttccaccgtacgattctccgTCTGACCCCACCGCCGACCATGCCGCCTATCGATGacactggtccctaggaagatatcgccaactgCCCCTTTTGTCTGTTATTGGGCCAAGTGGGAGAGCCGTTCGGCCAGTTTACCGTCCGGGCGATGCAACGGTCGGGCCGAGCGTCTGCTCGGCTGATGAGCTGCTACCGGCTCCACCCTGTCAGGCGAGGGAGTCATGCCTGCCGGGTCGAGGCTGCGTCCACTGACTAGTCGAGCGGGATGACCGCTCGGCCTTCGTCTCTCCCTGCTTTGAGCTTTataagcgtcggaagctcggtgtctGACCGAGTTGTCGAAGTGTCGAACCGGCTACTCTTCCTGCTGATCGGGGAGGTAGTTCGCCCGATCGGACACCTGCCTAggacgttgaccactttgacctccagCAGAGCAGGCCCCCCTAACCACCGGATCAGTTGGATTGATGGACCGCTCATTGTAAGCACTtttaatttatcttgataacCGGTTAAAAAATTATGTTGAGCTAATCACATCCAAGATTACTGAAAGTAAGCTAGATACCTAGTTAGATAACTGGTGTCAactataaataaaaaagaaataaattatcgTTTGCATACCAAAAGAGTAGGAATGACAATGGTCAAATTTGGGTTGAATTTTATATCATCTATTTCCATTCCTATTTATTATATTCATCCTCATCTCCATCCTTATCAAGTTTTCaattttcatcttcatcctcatcctTATTCTCATCTTCATTCTCATACTCATTAGAAGATCGAATATCCACATTCTATCCAAATATCATATTACCATTTATATAAACCTCTAAAATGTTCAATTTTGAACACTATAAGCTAAGAGAAAAACTTGAACCCTAGagtaaaaatcttattggatAAGAGTCATTATAACTCAActtctaaattttataattttaaaccctaaatacatataacatacctaaaaaaatttaaaaaaaatctatttgaaTCTAGGCACCTTACATAGAAACAAGTCCGCATTATAGAAAACTCGAGTATTATATACAGGGACGGATCCATCGAGGGGGCGACATCGGcgatcacccccccccccctttgccCCTTTGCCGTCAGTGGAACCCTAGCATCATAAAATTTCACCGATAAAGATAGAGGATATCACCCCTTGTTTTATGTAAAAATCACCTATCTATACTTAAATTTCTAATATCTACATTTACAAAATTTCATACCTAATTATCtaattatttaattgaatttaaaaaattccttCATTAGATATCGGATCCTCCGAATTTGAAGGAAATTGTCAGGAAGCGGAACTTTAATTTCTTTTGTATTCATTGTTTTAAAATGCGCAATTCTTGCTGACCATACGGTAACACTATTTTGTTATGTACGATGATGTGCGGATAACTCAGCATCAAACTGACaacctaacctaacttaacctTGCATCAAATTGAAGAGATCTAAGCAACTGATAAAGCACGGTCGCATTGCAATGGGTGAAATGACAAATTCACGGGACCAGTCACTGTAGCAAATTAACCTCAAGACTTCTCTAGCAGATCATTCAGATACAAGTTCAAAATATATCTACCGGTCCTTTGCACATCAAGCCTCTTCTCTCGTGGTTCATACTTTCCCTTGCGTAATTGATACCTATGAGTCACTGCAGAAACTGTGTATGTTTGTCCTTCTATCGTCACGCTTTCTCCGCAGTGTATGTTCTACAAGATATCAACAAATATGATGATTAGAAGAATAATATTATGCAGCTATAGCCTACTGTCCtggacacacacacacacacacacacacaaactaAAAACTCTAAAACCATCTGCACAACTTCAATGTTTAGCTTATTTGACTAGTTCGATGTACTAACATGTGCAGATGTATTTTGCTTTGTACCATTTTAATTCCCAAATTGAGCAGGAGTAACATCAATTTCAGAGGCAAACATTAAAGAAGTACTTTAGGACATGAAATGCTTCTTCAACCTTCAATCCAAAACATAATCGAAGAACACATATATTTATCGTGAAAGTACAGACAAATGGTTTAGTCAACAGTATCTATAAGGAAAAAACCCAATAGTGTTGTACTTCATTGTGAGTATGTAACTATGGTTGTTTGAAAGTTT encodes the following:
- the LOC122042892 gene encoding uncharacterized protein LOC122042892; translation: MAMASAAFPSYKLAQGAGFLQQRIMCVRKKDKETDLHHPFEVVEITPPPRNLGIRCFPSNIHCGESVTIEGQTYTVSAVTHRYQLRKGKYEPREKRLDVQRTGRYILNLYLNDLLEKS